One window of the Puntigrus tetrazona isolate hp1 chromosome 13, ASM1883169v1, whole genome shotgun sequence genome contains the following:
- the vwc2 gene encoding brorin isoform X2 yields MLVERSEMLHSAAMTTGLIFVSWLLYTSARGNPIVSVPEGGEKERLERVLTQAKEGALSPGAKQRLEELSNLELEGIKGGNKSSSSRTRPNMSSLRRGSKLQGKTLEAWGEQELLKQTEEAPTEEANISLDAIDEYAYPDYRGKGCMDETGFVFAIGEKFTPGPSTCPCLCTDEGPLCAQPECPKLHPRCLRVDTSQCCPQCKEKKNYCEFRGKTYSSLEEFKSFPREEPRNKIKYCFSCIFCSESVKSSIIMRN; encoded by the exons ATGCTGGTGGAGAGGAGCGAGATGCTTCACTCGGCTGCCATGACAACAGGACTTATCTTTGTTAGCTGGCTCTTGTATACGAGCGCACGGGGCAATCCCATTGTGTCGGTGCCAGAGGGTGGGGAGAAAGAGCGCTTGGAGCGCGTTCTGACCCAGGCCAAGGAGGGCGCGCTGAGCCCCGGCGCAAAGCAGCGTCTGGAGGAGCTGAGTAACCTTGAACTGGAGGGGATCAAGGGTGGGAACAAATCCAGTTCTAGCAGGACCAGACCCAACATGAGTTCTTTAAGACGAGGGTCCAAACTGCAAGGCAAGACCCTGGAAGCCTGGGGCGAGCAAGAATTGCTCAAGCAAACCGAAGAGGCGCCAACGGAAGAGGCCAACATCTCTCTGGATGCGATCGATGAGTACGCGTACCCCGATTATAGGGGGAAAGGATGCATGGACGAAACGGGGTTTGTGTTCGCCATTGGGGAGAAATTCACCCCGGGACCCTCCACCTGCCCATGCTTGTGCACAGACGAGGGTCCTCTGTGTGCCCAACCAGAGTGTCCAAAACTTCACCCTCGTTGCCTGCGCGTCGACACCAGCCAGTGCTGCCCGCAGTGCAAAGAGAAGAAGAACTACTGTGAGTTTCGAGGAAAGACCTACTCGTCTCTGGAGGAGTTTAAG TCTTTCCCCAGGGAGGAGCCTCGCAACAagataaaatattgtttttcctgCATTTTCTGCTCTGAAAGTGTGAAGAGTTCAATTATTATGCGAAACTAA
- the zgc:110045 gene encoding poly(rC)-binding protein 3 isoform X2 — protein MNMNEKEGGVCEGGLNVTLTIRLLMHGKEVGSIIGKKGETVKKMREESGARINISDGSSPERIVTITGQSEVIFKAFAMIAEKFEEDILASMINSTVTSRPPVTLRLVFPASQCGSLIGKGGSKIKEIRESTGAQVQVAGDLLPDSTERAVTISGTPHAITQCVKHICTVMLESPPKGATIPYRPKPTTGGSHTVLAQPHAASAFAIPGQFAIPPQDLTKLHQLAMQHIPLTSLGQSNPTFPGLEASIATSSHELSIPNDLIGCIIGRQGSKINEIRQMSGAQIKIAGATDGSAVRHVTITGSPANISVAQYLISARLSSVIASLRPL, from the exons ATGAATATGAATGAGAAGGAGGGAGGAGTGTGCGAGGGGGGGCTAAATGTCACCCTCACCATCCGCCTACTAATGCACGGCAAG GAAGTTGGAAGTATCATTGGGAAG aaagGAGAGACTGTCAAAAAAATGAGAGAGGAA AGCGGAGCCAGGATTAATATATCTGACGGTTCCAGTCCAGAGCGCATTGTCACCATTACCGGACAGTCTGAGGTCATCTTCAAAGCCTTCGCTATGATCGCAGAGAAATTTGAGGAG GACATCCTGGCATCTATGATAAACAGCACCGTGACAAGCAGGCCTCCCGTGACACTGCGCCTCGTCTTCCCCGCCAGTCAGTGCGGTTCACTCATTGGCAAAGGAGGCTCGAAGATCAAAGAGATCAGAGAG AGCACAGGTGCCCAGGTCCAGGTGGCAGGAGACCTACTGCCTGACTCGACCGAGAGAGCCGTGACCATCTCCGGCACACCTCACGCCATCACACAATGCGTGAAACACATCTGCACCGTCATGCTGGAG TCGCCACCTAAAGGAGCCACCATTCCGTACCGCCCCAAACCCACCACGGGTGGCAGCCACACAGTGTTGGCGCAACCCCATGCTGCGTCG GCATTTGCTATTCCTGGACAATTTGCCATTCCACCCCAAGAC TTGACCAAGCTTCACCAGTTGGCTATGCAGCATATCCCCCTTACCTCCCTTGGGCAGAGCAACCCCACCTTCCCTG GTCTGGAGGCCTCTATTGCAACCAGTTCTCATGAGCTGAGCATTCCTAATGAT ctcATAGGCTGCATCATTGGCAGACAGGGCAGTAAGATCAATGAGATTCGCCAGATGTCTGGTGCCCAGATCAAAATTGCCGGGGCCACAGACGGTTCGGCAGTGCGCCACGTCACCATCACAGGGTCCCCAGCCAATATCAGCGTGGCTCAGTACCTCATCAGCGCGAG GCTGTCCTCAGTGATAGCAAGTCTGAGGCCACTGTAG
- the zgc:110045 gene encoding poly(rC)-binding protein 3 isoform X1, producing the protein MNMNEKEGGVCEGGLNVTLTIRLLMHGKEVGSIIGKKGETVKKMREESGARINISDGSSPERIVTITGQSEVIFKAFAMIAEKFEEDILASMINSTVTSRPPVTLRLVFPASQCGSLIGKGGSKIKEIRESTGAQVQVAGDLLPDSTERAVTISGTPHAITQCVKHICTVMLESPPKGATIPYRPKPTTGGSHTVLAQPHAASAFAIPGQFAIPPQDLTKLHQLAMQHIPLTSLGQSNPTFPGLEASIATSSHELSIPNDLIGCIIGRQGSKINEIRQMSGAQIKIAGATDGSAVRHVTITGSPANISVAQYLISASLEMAKLSIQAASSSSSSTPIDLSLGFSQSTPSVSAASSMAVLAAPPSAINVHSPPSVPSIPSAHYALPVSSLLGMKTVPLLAVHTATSAGLPAGLTPYTTKIPTSSGIKKSERQKFAPY; encoded by the exons ATGAATATGAATGAGAAGGAGGGAGGAGTGTGCGAGGGGGGGCTAAATGTCACCCTCACCATCCGCCTACTAATGCACGGCAAG GAAGTTGGAAGTATCATTGGGAAG aaagGAGAGACTGTCAAAAAAATGAGAGAGGAA AGCGGAGCCAGGATTAATATATCTGACGGTTCCAGTCCAGAGCGCATTGTCACCATTACCGGACAGTCTGAGGTCATCTTCAAAGCCTTCGCTATGATCGCAGAGAAATTTGAGGAG GACATCCTGGCATCTATGATAAACAGCACCGTGACAAGCAGGCCTCCCGTGACACTGCGCCTCGTCTTCCCCGCCAGTCAGTGCGGTTCACTCATTGGCAAAGGAGGCTCGAAGATCAAAGAGATCAGAGAG AGCACAGGTGCCCAGGTCCAGGTGGCAGGAGACCTACTGCCTGACTCGACCGAGAGAGCCGTGACCATCTCCGGCACACCTCACGCCATCACACAATGCGTGAAACACATCTGCACCGTCATGCTGGAG TCGCCACCTAAAGGAGCCACCATTCCGTACCGCCCCAAACCCACCACGGGTGGCAGCCACACAGTGTTGGCGCAACCCCATGCTGCGTCG GCATTTGCTATTCCTGGACAATTTGCCATTCCACCCCAAGAC TTGACCAAGCTTCACCAGTTGGCTATGCAGCATATCCCCCTTACCTCCCTTGGGCAGAGCAACCCCACCTTCCCTG GTCTGGAGGCCTCTATTGCAACCAGTTCTCATGAGCTGAGCATTCCTAATGAT ctcATAGGCTGCATCATTGGCAGACAGGGCAGTAAGATCAATGAGATTCGCCAGATGTCTGGTGCCCAGATCAAAATTGCCGGGGCCACAGACGGTTCGGCAGTGCGCCACGTCACCATCACAGGGTCCCCAGCCAATATCAGCGTGGCTCAGTACCTCATCAGCGCGAG TTTAGAGATGGCTAAACTGAGCATCCAGGCTGCGTCGTCTTCCTCTTCCAGCACACCTATCGACCTCAGCCTGGGCTTCTCCCAGTCCACCCCCTCCGTCTCCGCCGCCTCTTCCATGGCCGTCCTGGCTGCTCCCCCCTCTGCTATTAACGTCCACTCCCCCCCGTCCGTCCCCTCCATCCCCAGCGCCCACTACGCATTGCCTGTTTCCAGCCTGCTTGGCATGAAAACCGTCCCCCTGCTGGCAGTGCACACAGCCACCTCCGCAGGCCTCCCGGCCGGCCTCACCCCCTACACCACAAAGATCCCCACCTCGTCCGGCATCAAAAAATCTGAGCGGCAGAAGTTTGCTCCATACTGA
- the zgc:110045 gene encoding poly(rC)-binding protein 3 isoform X3 produces MNMNEKEGGVCEGGLNVTLTIRLLMHGKEVGSIIGKKGETVKKMREESGARINISDGSSPERIVTITGQSEVIFKAFAMIAEKFEEDILASMINSTVTSRPPVTLRLVFPASQCGSLIGKGGSKIKEIRESTGAQVQVAGDLLPDSTERAVTISGTPHAITQCVKHICTVMLESPPKGATIPYRPKPTTGGSHTVLAQPHAASAFAIPGQFAIPPQDVWRPLLQPVLMS; encoded by the exons ATGAATATGAATGAGAAGGAGGGAGGAGTGTGCGAGGGGGGGCTAAATGTCACCCTCACCATCCGCCTACTAATGCACGGCAAG GAAGTTGGAAGTATCATTGGGAAG aaagGAGAGACTGTCAAAAAAATGAGAGAGGAA AGCGGAGCCAGGATTAATATATCTGACGGTTCCAGTCCAGAGCGCATTGTCACCATTACCGGACAGTCTGAGGTCATCTTCAAAGCCTTCGCTATGATCGCAGAGAAATTTGAGGAG GACATCCTGGCATCTATGATAAACAGCACCGTGACAAGCAGGCCTCCCGTGACACTGCGCCTCGTCTTCCCCGCCAGTCAGTGCGGTTCACTCATTGGCAAAGGAGGCTCGAAGATCAAAGAGATCAGAGAG AGCACAGGTGCCCAGGTCCAGGTGGCAGGAGACCTACTGCCTGACTCGACCGAGAGAGCCGTGACCATCTCCGGCACACCTCACGCCATCACACAATGCGTGAAACACATCTGCACCGTCATGCTGGAG TCGCCACCTAAAGGAGCCACCATTCCGTACCGCCCCAAACCCACCACGGGTGGCAGCCACACAGTGTTGGCGCAACCCCATGCTGCGTCG GCATTTGCTATTCCTGGACAATTTGCCATTCCACCCCAAGAC GTCTGGAGGCCTCTATTGCAACCAGTTCTCATGAGCTGA
- the zgc:110045 gene encoding poly(rC)-binding protein 3 isoform X4 yields the protein MNMNEKEGGVCEGGLNVTLTIRLLMHGKEVGSIIGKKGETVKKMREESGARINISDGSSPERIVTITGQSEVIFKAFAMIAEKFEEDILASMINSTVTSRPPVTLRLVFPASQCGSLIGKGGSKIKEIRESTGAQVQVAGDLLPDSTERAVTISGTPHAITQCVKHICTVMLESPPKGATIPYRPKPTTGGSHTVLAQPHAASAFAIPGQFAIPPQDVSVSRTG from the exons ATGAATATGAATGAGAAGGAGGGAGGAGTGTGCGAGGGGGGGCTAAATGTCACCCTCACCATCCGCCTACTAATGCACGGCAAG GAAGTTGGAAGTATCATTGGGAAG aaagGAGAGACTGTCAAAAAAATGAGAGAGGAA AGCGGAGCCAGGATTAATATATCTGACGGTTCCAGTCCAGAGCGCATTGTCACCATTACCGGACAGTCTGAGGTCATCTTCAAAGCCTTCGCTATGATCGCAGAGAAATTTGAGGAG GACATCCTGGCATCTATGATAAACAGCACCGTGACAAGCAGGCCTCCCGTGACACTGCGCCTCGTCTTCCCCGCCAGTCAGTGCGGTTCACTCATTGGCAAAGGAGGCTCGAAGATCAAAGAGATCAGAGAG AGCACAGGTGCCCAGGTCCAGGTGGCAGGAGACCTACTGCCTGACTCGACCGAGAGAGCCGTGACCATCTCCGGCACACCTCACGCCATCACACAATGCGTGAAACACATCTGCACCGTCATGCTGGAG TCGCCACCTAAAGGAGCCACCATTCCGTACCGCCCCAAACCCACCACGGGTGGCAGCCACACAGTGTTGGCGCAACCCCATGCTGCGTCG GCATTTGCTATTCCTGGACAATTTGCCATTCCACCCCAAGACGTGAGTGTTAGTCGTACTGGCTGA